One part of the Dysidea avara chromosome 10, odDysAvar1.4, whole genome shotgun sequence genome encodes these proteins:
- the LOC136236283 gene encoding E3 ubiquitin-protein ligase synoviolin B-like isoform X2, translating into MERSPVITLKFHARAFSLLLALGTVDAFLLHYAFNSVIGQGPSVQLVFGLEYAILLIMLVGTAMKYILHTIDLQNENPWENKMVYMLYTDVVLGFLKVSLYFAFMSFMIMVHMFPLYIMRRTYLSVKAFKKSVSDVVLSRKAIANLNRYPDVTPEELQNVDNVCIICREEMTAQAKKLPCNHIFHLSCLRSWFQRQQTCPTCRESVLKRHPPPPTAPRQPHAAPPGNNPMGAADRPPFPPAGFPPPPPMMWPGMIPPQAAPPMPQAPPTQPPAAATADQPHTQDGVAPETNNGPTAVGAVPTPTGTAAFPPFMMPPPPPPPPFPPFFMPGMFPNMGAVPPPNLAALSEEELRQLEGMERHNVEARIKLLQRIQSLLDSAVSLMGQYSSIAPPMSEPVSMPQAASVGNFVSQASQPEDYPVQSSSHLLESAATNLIPSKSEGIQVNKILPAEDEEEKTTVIQTSDEVDTKPADSSEIRKKRLERLTSKEATYQQSIEATQDDDVTDT; encoded by the exons ATGGAGAGGAGTCCAGTTATCACATTGAAGTTTCACGCCAGAGCATTTA GTTTGTTGCTAGCACTGGGAACTGTGGATGCCTTCTTGTTACACTATGCCTTCAACTCTGTCATTGGTCAAGGACCATCGGTACAACTTGTGTTTGGATTAGAG TATGCCATTCTGCTGATCATGCTGGTGGGCACTGCCATGAagtacatactacacacaatAGACCTACAGAACGAGAACCCTTGGGAGAACAAAATGGTGTACATGCTTTACACAGATGTTGTCTTAG GTTTCTTGAAGGTGTCATTGTACTTTGCCTTCATGAGTTTTATGATAATGGTACACATGTTCCCATTGTATATCATGAGGAGGACCTACCTGTCTGtgaa GGCATTCAAGAAGAGTGTATCAGATGTGGTATTGTCCAGGAAAGCTATAGCCAATCTGAACAG GTACCCAGACGTCACCCCGGAGGAGCTACAAAACGTTGACAATGTTTGTATCATCTGTCGAGAGGAGATGACTGCACAGGCTAAGAAGCTTCCTTGTAATCATATCTTCCACTTGTCCTGTCTGAG GTCATGGTTCCAAAGGCAGCAGACTTGTCCAACATGTCGAGAGAGTGTGTTGAAACGACATCCTCCCCCACCCACCGCTCCTCGGCAGCCACATGCAGCCCCACCTGGTAACAATCCCATGGGAGCAGCTGACAGACCTCCCTTCCCTCCAGCTG GGTTTCCCCCTCCTCCACCAATGATGTGGCCAGGAATGATTCCTCCACAAGCAGCTCCACCCATGCCACAAGCCCCACCTACTCAACCTCctgcagcagcaacagcagatCAACCACACACACAAG ATGGTGTTGCTCCAGAGACTAATAATGGTCCTACTGCTGTTGGTGCTGTCCCAACTCCTACTGGTACTGCTGCATTCCCTCCCTTCATGATGCCgccgccaccaccaccaccacctttCCCACCATTTTTTATGCCTGGAATGTTTCCTAATATGG GTGCAGTTCCACCCCCTAATCTTGCTGCACTATCAGAGGAGGAACTCAGACAGTTGGAAGGAATGGAACGTCACAATGTGGAGGCTCGTATTAAGCTACTGCAGAGAATTCAGTCACTGTTGGACAGTGCTGTCTCTCTAATGGGCCAGTATTCTTCTATCGCACCTCCCATGAG TGAGCCAGTTAGTATGCCACAAGCAGCAAGTGTTGGTAACTTTGTGTCTCAAGCTAGTCAGCCAGAAGACTACCCAGTACAGTCATCATCACATCTGTTAGAATCAGCCGCCACCAACCTGATCCCTAGCAAATCAGAGGGAATACAAGTCAATAAAATATTACCAGCTGAAGACGAGGAAGAGAAGACCACCGTAATTCAAACTAGCGATGAAGTTGACACCAAACCAGCTGATAGTTCAGAAATCCGCAAGAAGAGGTTGGAGAGACTGACCTCCAAGGAAGCCACATATCAACAGAGTATTGAAGCCACACAAGATGACGATGTCACTGACACTTAA
- the LOC136236283 gene encoding E3 ubiquitin-protein ligase synoviolin B-like isoform X1 has product MARRLLFVSIACMGLTCGVIYNAFRLKGEFYPSVVYLVKSRPSMAVLYAQAFVFVWLAAQVMKKLFFGVLRAAEVEHMVEQFWYAVPETCLMFTAFREDLSPSFVAIVTFLFVIKAFHWLAEDRIDFMERSPVITLKFHARAFSLLLALGTVDAFLLHYAFNSVIGQGPSVQLVFGLEYAILLIMLVGTAMKYILHTIDLQNENPWENKMVYMLYTDVVLGFLKVSLYFAFMSFMIMVHMFPLYIMRRTYLSVKAFKKSVSDVVLSRKAIANLNRYPDVTPEELQNVDNVCIICREEMTAQAKKLPCNHIFHLSCLRSWFQRQQTCPTCRESVLKRHPPPPTAPRQPHAAPPGNNPMGAADRPPFPPAGFPPPPPMMWPGMIPPQAAPPMPQAPPTQPPAAATADQPHTQDGVAPETNNGPTAVGAVPTPTGTAAFPPFMMPPPPPPPPFPPFFMPGMFPNMGAVPPPNLAALSEEELRQLEGMERHNVEARIKLLQRIQSLLDSAVSLMGQYSSIAPPMSEPVSMPQAASVGNFVSQASQPEDYPVQSSSHLLESAATNLIPSKSEGIQVNKILPAEDEEEKTTVIQTSDEVDTKPADSSEIRKKRLERLTSKEATYQQSIEATQDDDVTDT; this is encoded by the exons ATGGCGAGAAGACTTTTGTTCGTTAGTATCGCTTGTATGGGCCTGACTTGTGGCGTGATTTACAACGCCTTTCGTCTGAAAGGAGAGTTCTACCCCAGCGTTGTGTATCTCGTCAAGTCGCGGCCTAGCATGGCG GTGCTGTACGCTCAGGCGTTTGTGTTCGTGTGGTTGGCTGCACAAGTTATGAAGAAATTGTTCTTCGGTGTTTTACGGGCGGCTGAGGTTGAA CACATGGTGGAGCAATTCTGGTATGCTGTTCCAGAAACTTGTTTGATGTTTACTGCCTTCCGTGAGGACCTTAGTCCAAGCTTTGTTGCTATAGTGACCTTCTTGTTTGTGATCAAGGCGTTTCATTGGCTGGCTGAAGACAGAATAGACTTT ATGGAGAGGAGTCCAGTTATCACATTGAAGTTTCACGCCAGAGCATTTA GTTTGTTGCTAGCACTGGGAACTGTGGATGCCTTCTTGTTACACTATGCCTTCAACTCTGTCATTGGTCAAGGACCATCGGTACAACTTGTGTTTGGATTAGAG TATGCCATTCTGCTGATCATGCTGGTGGGCACTGCCATGAagtacatactacacacaatAGACCTACAGAACGAGAACCCTTGGGAGAACAAAATGGTGTACATGCTTTACACAGATGTTGTCTTAG GTTTCTTGAAGGTGTCATTGTACTTTGCCTTCATGAGTTTTATGATAATGGTACACATGTTCCCATTGTATATCATGAGGAGGACCTACCTGTCTGtgaa GGCATTCAAGAAGAGTGTATCAGATGTGGTATTGTCCAGGAAAGCTATAGCCAATCTGAACAG GTACCCAGACGTCACCCCGGAGGAGCTACAAAACGTTGACAATGTTTGTATCATCTGTCGAGAGGAGATGACTGCACAGGCTAAGAAGCTTCCTTGTAATCATATCTTCCACTTGTCCTGTCTGAG GTCATGGTTCCAAAGGCAGCAGACTTGTCCAACATGTCGAGAGAGTGTGTTGAAACGACATCCTCCCCCACCCACCGCTCCTCGGCAGCCACATGCAGCCCCACCTGGTAACAATCCCATGGGAGCAGCTGACAGACCTCCCTTCCCTCCAGCTG GGTTTCCCCCTCCTCCACCAATGATGTGGCCAGGAATGATTCCTCCACAAGCAGCTCCACCCATGCCACAAGCCCCACCTACTCAACCTCctgcagcagcaacagcagatCAACCACACACACAAG ATGGTGTTGCTCCAGAGACTAATAATGGTCCTACTGCTGTTGGTGCTGTCCCAACTCCTACTGGTACTGCTGCATTCCCTCCCTTCATGATGCCgccgccaccaccaccaccacctttCCCACCATTTTTTATGCCTGGAATGTTTCCTAATATGG GTGCAGTTCCACCCCCTAATCTTGCTGCACTATCAGAGGAGGAACTCAGACAGTTGGAAGGAATGGAACGTCACAATGTGGAGGCTCGTATTAAGCTACTGCAGAGAATTCAGTCACTGTTGGACAGTGCTGTCTCTCTAATGGGCCAGTATTCTTCTATCGCACCTCCCATGAG TGAGCCAGTTAGTATGCCACAAGCAGCAAGTGTTGGTAACTTTGTGTCTCAAGCTAGTCAGCCAGAAGACTACCCAGTACAGTCATCATCACATCTGTTAGAATCAGCCGCCACCAACCTGATCCCTAGCAAATCAGAGGGAATACAAGTCAATAAAATATTACCAGCTGAAGACGAGGAAGAGAAGACCACCGTAATTCAAACTAGCGATGAAGTTGACACCAAACCAGCTGATAGTTCAGAAATCCGCAAGAAGAGGTTGGAGAGACTGACCTCCAAGGAAGCCACATATCAACAGAGTATTGAAGCCACACAAGATGACGATGTCACTGACACTTAA
- the LOC136269274 gene encoding arylsulfatase-like, translating into MSFYVLFLLVTLTTKWVTVQPAKPNVLLLMADQMRSDMLGSSGNKVTYTPHLDALASQGVRFSNAFSSTPTCTPARAALLTGLSPWYHGMLGFGKIAHSYPFELPRAFSTNGYYTKSIGKDHFGWNSQANEGISHGYDATQLYDGLDGEFDDYDKWFTAEDPGVDPMATGLTFNDYRGRTYALPVYYHPTAWVGRQAVEFINAYNKSDPFLLKVSFHRPHSPYDPPGRWMSHFKPEDMPAAYVGGNSSWDIRYATQYSGEPDPGIWCGDLGTEQVQLSRQAYYASVSFVDEWIGNIMTALSDNGMMDNTFIIFAADHGDMMGDHYHWRKGYPYFGSASIPMLLRWTKSMDVSNGGDIATNRGSVKTEVVELRDILPTFLDAAKLPIPDTLNGSSLLDLLRSSNDTKSNNTWRAYIDLEHDICYNVTNHWNALTDGHIKYIFQAYFGSEQLFDLDSDPGELKDLAKEKEWKKTLKTWRSYMVDQFIQEERGNRWVDEYTRRLKRRIKGQLYSPFYSDVAQSPYSPLYPETYWDDLKQYSINL; encoded by the exons ATGTCTTTCTACGTTTTATTTTTGTTAGTTACTCTTACTACCAAGTGGGTCACAGTCCAGCCGGCAAAGCCGAACGTATTGTTACTAATGGCGGATCAAATGCGCAGCGACATGTTAGGCAGTAGCGGCAACAAGGTCACCTACACTCCTCACTTGGACGCCCTCGCCTCTCAGGGAGTACGATTTTCCAACGCTTTTAGCTCTACACCAACGTGTACTCCCGCCAGAGCTGCTCTACTAACTGGACTCTCTCCGTGGTATCACGGAATGCTTGGGTTCGGAAAAATCGCACATAGCTACCCATTTGAGCTACCCAGAGCGTTTTCTACAAATGGATACTATACCAAGTCAATTGGTAAAGATCATTTTGGTTGGAACTCCCAAGCAAATGAAGGTATCTCACATGGTTATGACGCTACTCAATTGTATGATGGTTTGGATGGGGAGTTTGACGACTATGATAAATGGTTTACTGCTGAGGATCCTGGAGTAGACCCAATGGCTACAGGACTGACATTTAATGATTACAGAGGAAGGACGTACGCTCTTCCAGTTTATTATCATCCAACTGCTTGGGTGGGCAGACAGGCTGTTGAATTTATCAATGCTTATAACAAGTCGGATCCTTTCTTACTGAAGGTATCATTTCATCGACCACACAGTCCTTATGATCCACCAGGACGTTGGATGTCTCATTTTAAACCTGAAGATATGCCGGCTGCGTATGTTGGAGGAAATTCAAGTTGGGATATTAG GTATGCTACACAGTACTCTGGTGAGCCTGATCCAGGCATATGGTGTGGTGACCTGGGTACTGAACAAGTACAGTTATCCAGACAAGCTTACTATGCTAGTGTATCCTTTGTTGATGAGTGGATAGGAAACATCATGACAGCACTAAGTGACAATGGCATGATGGATAACACCTTTATAATATTCGCTGCTGATCATGGGGATATGATGGGTGATCACTACCACTGGCGTAAAGGATACCCGTACTTTGGTTCTGCCAGTATACCAATGCTACTAAGATGGACTAAGTCTATGGATGTTAGTAATGGAGGTGATATCGCTACTAACAGAGGATCAGTCAAAACTGAAGTAGTTGAACTAAGAGACATCTTACCTACCTTTCTTGATGCCGCTAAACTGCCAATTCCTGACACACTAAATGGATCATCTTTGCTTGATTTGTTAAGATCATCAAATGACACAAAGTCTAACAATACTTGGAGAGCTTACATTGACCTGGAACATGATATATGTTACAATGTCACTAATCATTGGAATGCACTGACTGATGGACACATCAAGTACATTTTCCAAGCATACTTTGGTAGTGAACAACTGTTTGACCTTGATTCTGATCCTGGGGAACTGAAAGACTTAGCTAAAGAAAAAGAATGGAAGAAAACACTTAAAACGTGGCGATCATACATGGTTGATCAGTTTATTCAAGAAGAGAGGGGTAATCGGTGGGTGGATGAGTATACAAGACGGTTAAAACGACGCATAAAAGGTCAGTTATATTCTCCTTTTTACTCTGATGTAGCCCAGTCACCATATTCTCCCCTTTACCCAGAGACGTATTGGGATGACTTGAAACAGTATAGTATTAACTTGTGA